The following are from one region of the Halolamina litorea genome:
- a CDS encoding DUF2309 domain-containing protein, translating into MSTEPAIRDSIEEAATTVGSLWPIHSFVTANPLAGFEDRPFGEAVERAASLLGGRGYPSAETFAAALERGQIDRGTLEAELAEAGYEDDPETLLDRIDDAADAGRGDGDAATDHVDRVLTKWLSAFLDEGSAHWSMPNREAGFYTAFRGMAQYDSDIPDEGVVADLPDSPTAAIATVMQSFPEGQWAPIFETQLAALPGWTGFIKQRAEDDGAWQSTHPITLEGYLAARLALVDAVDAPIEPNEDTADDVHPADELAQAFLRAWEATYRDDLVGTVAEESRSMADGDPSGRPDAQLVFCIDTRSEIIRRHVEATGDYETHGYAGFFGVPMEYQGYDADTAVAACPPIVDPQHHISEFPTDDDTRARHDRWSGIRAAADNVIEILEANAATAYGYVETAGAGYALSLAARTLVPGRVHDLLDAADENVPDEHEFCDPLVHHQYSYSGDLPVGLTDEEKVEYAATAFELMGWETFGRLVVFTGHGSETANNPYESSLDCGACAGNPGGPSARVLAKICNDEAVKAELRDRGFDIPEDTVFVAGQHNTTTDEVELFADGVPESHAEDLTQLRADLTTARENAAAERAESMGADGSTGVRETERRAADWAETRPEWGLAGNAGFVVGPRELTRGYDLDGRAFLHSYDWSTDPDGDALEAILTGPMVVTQWINAQYYFSTVDNAVYGGGSKVTQNPVGNVGVYQGNGGDLMAGLPLQSVMAADGEPYHQPLRLSTVVHAPVERVTEVLAGHEQLVEVLDNDWLSLTVVDPTQDHRAFHYAESLEWTPASDPPEDSPAMPNARPVADD; encoded by the coding sequence ATGAGTACTGAACCAGCTATCCGCGACAGCATCGAGGAGGCAGCGACCACCGTCGGCTCCCTGTGGCCCATCCACTCGTTCGTGACGGCCAACCCCCTCGCGGGGTTCGAGGACCGACCGTTCGGGGAGGCCGTCGAGCGGGCCGCGAGCCTGTTGGGCGGGCGTGGCTACCCCAGCGCCGAGACGTTCGCGGCGGCGCTCGAACGCGGGCAGATCGACCGCGGGACCCTCGAAGCGGAACTCGCCGAGGCGGGCTACGAGGACGACCCCGAGACCCTCCTCGACCGTATCGACGACGCGGCCGACGCCGGGCGGGGCGACGGGGACGCCGCCACGGACCACGTCGACCGCGTGCTGACGAAGTGGCTGTCGGCCTTCCTCGACGAGGGGAGCGCCCACTGGTCGATGCCGAACCGCGAGGCGGGGTTCTACACCGCCTTCCGGGGCATGGCCCAGTACGACAGCGACATCCCCGACGAGGGTGTCGTCGCCGACCTACCCGACTCGCCGACAGCGGCTATCGCGACGGTCATGCAGTCGTTCCCCGAGGGCCAGTGGGCCCCCATCTTCGAGACCCAATTGGCGGCCCTCCCCGGCTGGACCGGGTTCATCAAGCAGCGCGCCGAGGACGATGGCGCGTGGCAGTCCACCCACCCGATCACGCTGGAGGGGTACCTCGCGGCGCGTCTCGCACTGGTGGACGCCGTCGACGCCCCAATCGAGCCGAACGAGGACACTGCCGACGACGTCCACCCGGCGGACGAACTCGCACAGGCGTTCCTGCGTGCGTGGGAAGCGACCTACCGCGACGACCTCGTCGGGACCGTGGCCGAAGAGAGCCGGTCGATGGCCGACGGCGACCCGTCGGGCCGCCCGGACGCCCAGTTGGTCTTCTGTATCGACACCCGCTCGGAGATCATCCGTCGCCACGTCGAGGCGACAGGCGACTACGAGACCCACGGCTACGCCGGCTTCTTCGGCGTCCCGATGGAGTACCAGGGGTACGACGCCGACACCGCAGTCGCTGCCTGCCCACCGATCGTCGACCCACAACACCACATCTCCGAGTTCCCGACCGACGACGACACACGGGCACGCCACGACCGCTGGTCCGGTATCCGTGCGGCCGCCGACAACGTCATCGAGATACTGGAGGCCAACGCCGCCACCGCCTACGGCTACGTCGAGACCGCCGGGGCCGGCTACGCGCTCTCGCTCGCGGCCCGGACGCTCGTCCCCGGACGCGTTCACGACCTGCTCGACGCGGCCGACGAGAACGTGCCCGACGAACACGAGTTCTGTGACCCGCTCGTCCACCACCAGTACAGCTACTCCGGCGACCTCCCGGTGGGACTGACCGACGAGGAGAAAGTCGAGTACGCGGCGACCGCCTTCGAGTTGATGGGCTGGGAGACGTTCGGCCGCCTCGTCGTCTTCACCGGCCACGGAAGCGAGACGGCGAACAACCCCTACGAATCCAGCCTCGACTGCGGTGCCTGTGCGGGCAACCCGGGCGGCCCGAGTGCCCGCGTCCTCGCGAAGATCTGCAACGACGAGGCCGTCAAAGCTGAACTCCGCGACCGCGGGTTCGACATCCCCGAGGACACGGTGTTCGTCGCCGGCCAACACAACACGACCACCGACGAAGTCGAGCTGTTCGCCGACGGCGTGCCAGAGAGCCACGCCGAGGACCTCACACAGCTTCGCGCGGACCTCACGACGGCCCGTGAGAACGCGGCCGCCGAGCGCGCCGAGTCGATGGGGGCCGACGGCTCGACTGGCGTCCGCGAGACCGAACGCCGTGCGGCCGACTGGGCCGAGACGCGCCCCGAGTGGGGGCTGGCGGGCAACGCCGGATTCGTCGTGGGTCCCCGCGAGTTGACGCGCGGCTACGACCTCGACGGGCGCGCGTTCCTCCACTCCTACGACTGGTCGACTGACCCCGACGGGGACGCACTCGAGGCGATCCTCACCGGCCCGATGGTCGTCACCCAGTGGATCAACGCCCAGTACTACTTCTCGACGGTCGACAACGCCGTCTACGGCGGCGGGTCGAAGGTGACACAGAACCCCGTCGGCAACGTCGGCGTCTATCAGGGCAACGGCGGCGACCTGATGGCCGGGCTCCCGCTCCAGTCAGTGATGGCCGCCGACGGCGAGCCGTACCACCAGCCGCTCCGCCTCTCGACGGTCGTCCACGCGCCGGTCGAGCGGGTCACCGAGGTCCTGGCCGGCCACGAGCAACTGGTCGAGGTTCTGGACAACGACTGGCTCTCGCTGACCGTCGTGGACCCCACGCAGGACCACCGCGCCTTCCACTACGCGGAGTCCCTGGAGTGGACGCCAGCGTCCGACCCGCCCGAGGACTCCCCGGCGATGCCGAACGCTCGCCCCGTCGCGGACGACTGA
- the lrp gene encoding HTH-type transcriptional regulator Lrp: MTYENLDARLINSLLGNGRASLRSLGEELDVSVTTVSNHLQDLEEQGVIEGYSPDVNYHELGYDVTAVLQLKVEGAALPEITDRLSGLRGMVSVYEVTGDHDIVAVGKFEDTDEMNERIKRILTDDDVRESNTSVVLNAVVENQQFELAINEE; encoded by the coding sequence ATGACGTACGAAAACCTCGATGCACGCCTCATCAACTCGCTACTCGGGAACGGCCGCGCGAGCCTGCGGAGCCTCGGCGAGGAGCTCGACGTGTCGGTGACGACCGTCTCGAACCACCTACAGGACCTGGAGGAGCAGGGCGTGATCGAGGGGTACAGTCCCGACGTGAACTACCACGAACTGGGCTACGACGTGACCGCGGTGCTCCAACTCAAAGTCGAGGGTGCGGCGCTGCCTGAGATCACCGACCGGCTCTCGGGGCTCCGCGGGATGGTGTCGGTGTACGAGGTGACCGGCGACCACGACATCGTCGCCGTCGGGAAGTTCGAGGACACCGACGAGATGAACGAGCGGATCAAGCGGATCCTGACCGACGACGACGTGCGGGAGTCGAACACCTCGGTCGTGCTGAACGCGGTCGTCGAGAACCAGCAGTTCGAGTTGGCGATCAACGAGGAGTAG
- the glnA gene encoding type I glutamate--ammonia ligase codes for MTDEPVTDGGLSEEESEVLDRIEREDIDFLRLQFTDILGTVKNVSVPADQAEKAFTEGIYFDGSSIEGFVRIQESDMRLKPDASTFAVLPWRDTSARLICDVFNTSTGEAFKGDPRAVLQDALDRADEMGYEVNAAPEPEFFLFEEDEEGRATTKTNDAGGYFDVAPKDLASDVRRDIIYGLEEMGFDIEASHHEVAEGQHEINFEYDDALSTADNVATFRTVVRAIAAQHDLHATFMPKPIAKVNGSGMHVHLSLFTDDGENVFHDEGDEFNLSETAKQFTAGILNHAPALAAVTNPTVNSYKRLVPGYEAPVYVAWSDRNRSALIRKPAARVPAASRIEARFPDPSCNPYLAFAVLIHAGLDGIESGADCPDPIRENIYEFDEEKREEYGIDTLPTNLGEAIDALEADEMVYDALGPHVGPKFVEAKRAEFADYLVDVSDWELDRYLETF; via the coding sequence ATGACGGACGAACCAGTCACGGACGGCGGACTCAGCGAGGAGGAGAGCGAGGTACTCGACCGTATCGAGCGCGAGGACATCGACTTCCTCCGACTGCAGTTCACGGACATCCTCGGGACGGTCAAGAACGTCTCCGTACCCGCGGACCAGGCCGAGAAAGCGTTCACCGAGGGTATCTACTTCGACGGCTCCTCCATCGAGGGGTTCGTCCGCATTCAGGAGTCGGACATGCGCCTGAAGCCCGACGCGAGCACGTTCGCGGTGCTGCCGTGGCGCGACACCTCCGCGCGACTCATCTGTGACGTGTTCAATACGAGCACGGGCGAGGCGTTCAAGGGCGACCCGCGTGCGGTGCTGCAGGACGCCCTCGACCGCGCCGACGAGATGGGCTACGAGGTCAACGCCGCGCCCGAGCCCGAGTTCTTCCTGTTCGAGGAGGACGAGGAGGGCCGCGCGACGACGAAGACCAACGACGCCGGCGGCTACTTCGACGTGGCGCCGAAGGACCTCGCCAGCGACGTGCGCCGGGACATCATCTACGGGCTTGAGGAGATGGGCTTCGACATCGAGGCCTCCCACCACGAGGTCGCCGAGGGCCAACACGAGATCAACTTCGAGTACGACGACGCGCTCTCGACGGCCGACAACGTCGCCACGTTCCGCACGGTCGTCCGGGCCATCGCCGCCCAGCACGACCTCCACGCGACGTTCATGCCCAAGCCCATCGCGAAGGTCAACGGCTCGGGGATGCACGTCCACCTCTCGCTGTTCACCGACGACGGCGAGAACGTCTTCCACGACGAGGGCGACGAGTTCAACCTCTCGGAGACGGCCAAGCAGTTCACCGCCGGGATCCTCAACCACGCGCCGGCGCTGGCGGCCGTCACCAACCCCACCGTCAACAGCTACAAGCGACTGGTGCCCGGCTACGAGGCGCCCGTCTACGTGGCGTGGTCCGACCGCAACCGCTCGGCGCTGATCCGCAAGCCGGCCGCGCGCGTCCCCGCCGCCTCCCGTATCGAGGCGCGCTTCCCCGACCCGTCGTGTAACCCCTACCTCGCCTTCGCGGTGCTGATCCACGCGGGCCTCGACGGGATCGAGAGCGGCGCGGACTGCCCCGACCCGATCCGCGAGAACATCTACGAGTTCGACGAGGAGAAACGCGAGGAGTACGGCATCGACACGCTGCCGACCAATCTCGGCGAGGCCATCGACGCCCTGGAAGCGGACGAGATGGTGTACGACGCCCTCGGTCCCCACGTCGGCCCCAAGTTCGTCGAAGCCAAGCGCGCGGAGTTCGCCGACTACCTGGTCGACGTCTCCGACTGGGAACTCGACCGCTACCTCGAGACGTTCTGA
- a CDS encoding universal stress protein, translated as MTLLVPFDGSTLAEAALSRAVQFAEAFDETVLAVAVVPQGNTNYAREHGWIDPGDPFDADAIAATLGDQVAALAPEASFRAEPVSRGARAGSIARVIRRLARTEDAPMVFVGSENAGRLVTNLTSVGGNVAADRQYDVVIVRNTAPVSGTA; from the coding sequence ATGACCCTTCTCGTCCCGTTCGACGGGTCGACGTTAGCAGAGGCGGCACTCTCCCGCGCTGTGCAGTTCGCCGAGGCGTTCGACGAGACGGTGTTGGCCGTCGCAGTCGTGCCCCAGGGCAACACGAACTACGCCCGCGAACACGGCTGGATCGACCCCGGCGACCCCTTCGACGCCGACGCCATCGCGGCGACACTCGGCGATCAGGTCGCGGCGCTGGCGCCCGAGGCGTCGTTCCGCGCCGAGCCCGTCTCCCGCGGCGCGCGGGCCGGTTCGATCGCTCGCGTGATCCGACGGCTCGCCCGGACCGAGGACGCGCCGATGGTGTTCGTCGGCAGCGAGAACGCCGGCAGGCTGGTGACGAACCTCACGAGCGTCGGCGGCAACGTCGCCGCCGACCGGCAATACGACGTGGTGATCGTCAGGAACACCGCGCCGGTATCCGGGACGGCGTAG
- a CDS encoding YihY/virulence factor BrkB family protein codes for MKSRLRTAIWTVKRVAVVSKEQDLTFLAAAVAYYAFVSLIPAAVLALVVATTLGGEELAAVVLESTGDFLTPSGQDVLTTALTADEGRGGATIVGVAFLLWGTLKVFRALDTAFGDVYGTEREDTLLDQLIDSAVVVVGIGASMTLMFVLAGAFAALDLGVVVEALGVLALPAVLTAAFLPIFYRFPDTAVTVREVLPGAVVAAVSWTVMQAGFQLYAGVASTSAYGVVGGVILLVTWLYLAGAVVILGAVINVVLADHRMPGAETGGAAVGAGAGQPPATAGDPHAAATSDRQFQGDWEPASRHMGEREPRGAPDVAELADEVEELRSELAGFEEDVEQRTVDRPQLEADLKAYVRSRMRRGKARGWGPYLVLLYGVALSLGAFYWLDGWAAVAAMLITFTSTLGLYVLFVMFGGVIGAAKTAGGFAERFR; via the coding sequence GTGAAGTCACGCCTCCGTACCGCCATCTGGACGGTCAAGCGCGTCGCCGTCGTCTCGAAGGAACAGGACCTCACGTTCCTCGCGGCGGCGGTGGCGTACTACGCGTTCGTCTCGCTGATCCCGGCGGCGGTGCTCGCGCTGGTCGTCGCCACCACGCTCGGCGGCGAGGAGCTGGCGGCGGTCGTACTGGAGTCGACCGGGGACTTTCTCACCCCGAGCGGGCAGGACGTGCTGACGACGGCACTGACCGCCGACGAGGGGCGCGGCGGCGCGACGATCGTCGGAGTCGCCTTCCTGCTCTGGGGGACCCTGAAGGTGTTCCGCGCGCTCGACACCGCCTTCGGCGACGTGTACGGCACCGAGCGGGAGGACACGCTGCTCGATCAGCTGATCGACTCCGCCGTCGTCGTCGTCGGTATCGGCGCCTCGATGACGCTCATGTTCGTGCTCGCCGGCGCCTTCGCGGCGCTGGACCTCGGCGTCGTCGTCGAGGCGCTCGGCGTGCTCGCGTTGCCGGCTGTGCTGACCGCGGCGTTCCTCCCCATCTTCTACCGCTTCCCCGACACTGCCGTCACCGTCCGGGAGGTGCTTCCCGGCGCCGTCGTCGCCGCCGTGAGTTGGACCGTGATGCAGGCCGGCTTCCAACTGTACGCCGGCGTCGCCAGCACCTCTGCCTACGGCGTCGTCGGCGGGGTGATCCTGCTGGTGACCTGGCTCTACCTTGCGGGGGCCGTGGTGATCCTGGGCGCGGTCATCAACGTCGTGCTCGCGGACCACCGGATGCCGGGCGCCGAGACCGGCGGCGCGGCCGTCGGTGCCGGCGCGGGCCAGCCCCCCGCGACTGCCGGAGACCCCCACGCCGCGGCGACGTCCGACCGGCAGTTCCAAGGGGACTGGGAGCCAGCCTCCCGACATATGGGAGAGCGCGAACCCCGCGGCGCGCCCGACGTGGCCGAACTCGCGGACGAGGTCGAGGAGCTCCGGTCCGAGCTCGCCGGCTTCGAGGAGGACGTGGAGCAGCGGACCGTCGACCGGCCCCAACTCGAAGCCGACCTGAAGGCGTACGTCCGCTCGCGGATGCGCCGCGGGAAGGCACGCGGCTGGGGGCCGTATCTCGTCTTGCTCTACGGCGTCGCGCTGAGCCTCGGCGCGTTCTACTGGCTCGACGGCTGGGCCGCCGTCGCCGCGATGCTGATCACGTTCACCTCGACGCTCGGGCTCTACGTGCTGTTCGTCATGTTCGGCGGCGTCATCGGCGCCGCGAAGACGGCCGGCGGCTTCGCCGAGCGCTTCCGCTGA
- a CDS encoding lycopene cyclase domain-containing protein, protein MAIARHGSGPGALLSAYASQVHPVFMLPPVATALFGAALAGPFDPPTALVAAGAAFFAVYTAHVKDGYVDFHHRGEDDDHPLTVRGCHIGLAGATAGFLVCLVVLALLASPVAVAFAAPMWVIGYLHAPQFDTNPVTTTLGYPVGIGLCLLTGYAAQTGGLAARPLALAAVLVTVLAGVKIIDDAQDYDYDRSIEKHTVAVVLGPERSRSLAVALLGVGLFAVVPLTIVGTLPPAAPAASLVFGAVAAIAVRRDPRTATMLLVRGAYLFLAVLLIAVFFEPLAGVPLPDITVLGPYTYLATEVVFGAAAVALLVRAGDGALRRAARTIPALYPIAYVWDWYTLEVGVFAIPMRTGIELLGIPLEEHIFMIVVPALVLGIHETVNPWED, encoded by the coding sequence ATGGCCATCGCCCGTCACGGGAGCGGTCCCGGCGCCCTCCTCAGCGCCTACGCCTCGCAGGTCCACCCGGTGTTCATGCTGCCGCCGGTTGCGACGGCGCTGTTCGGCGCGGCGCTCGCGGGACCCTTCGACCCGCCGACCGCGCTCGTCGCCGCCGGCGCGGCCTTCTTCGCCGTCTACACCGCCCACGTGAAGGACGGCTACGTCGACTTCCACCACCGTGGCGAGGACGACGACCATCCGCTGACCGTCCGGGGCTGTCACATCGGCCTCGCCGGCGCCACAGCGGGGTTCCTCGTCTGTCTCGTCGTGCTCGCACTCCTCGCCAGCCCCGTCGCCGTCGCGTTCGCGGCGCCGATGTGGGTCATCGGCTACCTCCACGCGCCGCAGTTCGACACCAACCCCGTGACGACGACGCTGGGCTACCCCGTCGGTATCGGGCTCTGTCTGCTCACGGGATACGCGGCTCAGACCGGTGGGCTCGCCGCGCGACCGCTCGCGCTCGCGGCGGTGCTCGTGACGGTCCTCGCGGGCGTGAAGATCATCGACGACGCGCAGGACTACGACTACGACCGCTCCATCGAGAAACACACCGTCGCCGTCGTACTCGGCCCCGAGCGATCACGGTCGCTGGCGGTCGCACTGCTCGGCGTCGGCCTGTTCGCGGTGGTCCCGCTCACCATCGTCGGGACGCTCCCGCCGGCCGCGCCCGCCGCGAGTCTGGTTTTCGGCGCCGTCGCCGCCATCGCGGTGCGCCGGGACCCCCGGACGGCGACGATGCTCCTCGTCCGCGGCGCGTACCTGTTCCTCGCGGTACTCCTGATCGCGGTCTTCTTCGAACCGCTCGCGGGCGTGCCGCTGCCGGACATCACCGTCCTCGGGCCGTACACCTACCTCGCCACGGAGGTCGTCTTCGGCGCCGCCGCGGTCGCGCTGCTGGTCCGGGCGGGCGACGGTGCGCTCCGCCGGGCCGCTCGCACGATCCCAGCGCTCTACCCCATCGCGTACGTCTGGGACTGGTACACGCTGGAAGTGGGTGTGTTCGCCATCCCGATGCGGACCGGGATCGAACTGCTCGGAATCCCGCTGGAGGAGCACATCTTCATGATCGTGGTGCCGGCGCTGGTGCTGGGGATCCACGAGACGGTCAACCCGTGGGAGGACTGA
- a CDS encoding tRNA (guanine(10)-N(2))-dimethyltransferase codes for MRVSEGDVTVEAPDPRDASSEGAGDAVFFNPEMELNRDVTVAVLRAFAERTDGGAANLGGSGLARNGDALGADADERTFSYLDATSATGVRAARAAKVGYDVTAADVDPDAVELARENLALNDLPGEAVEADANVLMHQERFDVVDLDPFGTPMPFADAAVAGTRKLLCVTATDTAPLCGAHFDSGVRKYDTVPRNTDFHREMGLRVLIGAMARVAARRDVAVEPICSHATRHYARTYLEVTHRATAADKALQWLGFVYHCEDCLYREHEYGRIAHPPDDCPNCGSARCSAAGPIWLGPVADSEFVDAAAAEVRPNMGEWQRASELLETLSGELDTPSHYDQHRLCKQWGAPANKLETFLDDLRDAGFSASRAHYGGTCFKTDADVSEIREAAEPPAASERE; via the coding sequence ATGCGCGTGAGCGAGGGCGACGTGACCGTCGAGGCGCCCGATCCGCGGGACGCGAGCAGCGAGGGCGCCGGCGACGCGGTCTTCTTCAACCCCGAGATGGAGCTGAACCGCGACGTGACCGTCGCGGTGCTGCGGGCGTTCGCCGAGCGGACCGACGGCGGCGCGGCGAACCTCGGCGGGAGCGGGCTGGCGCGGAACGGCGACGCGCTCGGCGCCGACGCCGACGAGCGCACGTTCTCGTACCTCGACGCCACGAGCGCCACCGGCGTGCGTGCAGCCCGGGCGGCGAAGGTCGGCTACGACGTGACCGCCGCCGACGTGGACCCCGACGCCGTCGAACTGGCCCGCGAGAACCTCGCCCTGAACGACCTGCCCGGCGAGGCCGTCGAGGCCGACGCGAACGTCCTCATGCATCAGGAGCGCTTCGACGTGGTCGATCTTGACCCGTTCGGGACGCCGATGCCGTTTGCCGACGCCGCCGTCGCCGGCACCCGGAAGCTGCTCTGTGTGACCGCGACCGATACGGCGCCGCTCTGTGGCGCCCACTTCGACTCGGGGGTACGAAAGTACGACACGGTCCCCCGGAACACCGACTTCCACCGCGAGATGGGCCTCCGGGTCCTCATCGGCGCGATGGCACGTGTCGCCGCCCGCCGGGACGTGGCGGTGGAGCCGATCTGTTCGCACGCGACGCGGCACTACGCCCGGACGTACCTCGAAGTGACCCACCGGGCGACGGCCGCGGACAAGGCGCTGCAGTGGCTCGGCTTCGTCTACCACTGCGAGGACTGTCTCTACCGCGAGCACGAGTACGGCCGGATCGCCCATCCCCCCGATGACTGCCCGAACTGCGGCTCGGCGCGCTGTTCGGCGGCCGGACCGATCTGGCTCGGCCCCGTCGCCGACAGCGAGTTCGTCGACGCCGCCGCCGCCGAAGTCCGGCCGAACATGGGCGAGTGGCAGCGTGCCAGCGAACTGCTGGAGACGCTGAGCGGCGAACTCGACACGCCGAGCCACTACGACCAACACCGCCTCTGCAAGCAGTGGGGCGCACCGGCGAACAAGCTGGAGACGTTCCTCGACGACCTGCGGGACGCCGGCTTCTCGGCGAGCAGGGCGCACTACGGCGGGACCTGTTTCAAGACCGACGCGGACGTGAGCGAGATCCGGGAAGCGGCGGAACCACCCGCGGCGAGCGAACGGGAGTGA
- a CDS encoding gamma-glutamylcyclotransferase family protein — MDVFVYGTLTEPERVASLVDSYAFLGSAVLSGLHPVQGAYPTLAPGGQTGGRLLRTDDTDALDAYEGVDDGLYVRVSVPVVSPDDDAGLPEEAAVYVGRPDRLGVADEVDWPAVGGGGDTVDTDFPARVSEYVRANGVRVRPQ, encoded by the coding sequence ATGGACGTGTTCGTCTACGGCACGCTGACCGAGCCGGAGCGGGTCGCCTCGCTCGTCGATTCGTACGCCTTCCTCGGCTCGGCGGTGCTCTCGGGCCTGCACCCCGTCCAGGGGGCGTACCCGACGCTCGCCCCCGGCGGCCAGACCGGCGGGCGACTGCTCCGCACCGACGACACCGACGCGCTCGACGCCTACGAGGGCGTCGACGACGGGCTCTACGTGCGCGTATCGGTCCCGGTCGTCTCGCCGGACGACGACGCGGGACTCCCGGAGGAGGCGGCCGTCTACGTCGGTCGACCGGACAGACTCGGCGTCGCCGACGAGGTGGACTGGCCGGCAGTCGGCGGCGGGGGCGACACGGTTGACACCGACTTCCCGGCCCGCGTGAGCGAGTACGTCCGAGCCAACGGTGTTCGTGTTCGACCACAGTAA
- the ilvA gene encoding threonine ammonia-lyase has translation MLSLADVEAARDRVDEVARLTPLEFSHSFSRMTGADVRPKLENFQRTGSFKIRGAINRIATLTEAEKEAGVITASAGNHAQGVALAATRAGVDAKIVMPEHAPIAKVEATRAYGGEVVLYGADYNDAQDRAHELEASEGRTYVHAFDDEYVMAGQGTIGLEIVEQCPEVDTVVVPIGGGGLISGISTALKESLDDVRVIGVQAEGASSVADSLKKGVRQEIESVDTIADGIATRSVGERPWEIIQQRVDEVVTVSDNEIALALTYLLERSKTMVEGAGAVAMAAVLSEAFEYADDEVIVPALCGGNIDLNDLTTVVMRGLVQMGRYIKIRTELKDNPGSLQRLVGIVAEQNANIYGISHDRTSRDIAMNAAEVVMDLETQGHDHVDELIAALEAHGYEVETLV, from the coding sequence ATGCTCTCACTCGCCGACGTGGAGGCGGCCCGCGACCGGGTCGACGAGGTGGCCCGCCTGACGCCCCTCGAGTTCTCCCACAGTTTCTCTCGGATGACCGGCGCCGACGTGCGGCCGAAACTGGAGAACTTCCAGCGCACCGGCTCGTTCAAGATCCGGGGGGCGATCAACCGGATCGCCACGCTCACCGAGGCCGAGAAGGAAGCCGGTGTCATCACCGCCAGCGCGGGCAACCACGCACAGGGCGTCGCACTCGCGGCGACGCGGGCGGGCGTCGACGCCAAGATCGTCATGCCCGAACACGCGCCGATCGCCAAGGTCGAAGCCACTCGGGCCTACGGCGGCGAGGTCGTGCTGTACGGGGCGGACTACAACGACGCACAGGACCGCGCCCACGAACTCGAGGCGTCGGAGGGTCGAACCTACGTCCACGCCTTCGACGACGAGTACGTGATGGCCGGCCAGGGGACGATCGGCCTCGAAATCGTCGAACAGTGTCCCGAGGTCGACACCGTCGTCGTCCCGATCGGCGGCGGCGGCCTGATCTCCGGTATCTCGACGGCGCTGAAGGAGTCACTCGACGACGTTCGCGTGATCGGTGTGCAGGCCGAGGGCGCCTCCAGCGTCGCCGACTCGCTGAAGAAGGGCGTCAGGCAGGAGATCGAGTCCGTTGACACCATCGCCGACGGGATCGCCACCCGCTCGGTCGGCGAGCGACCGTGGGAGATCATCCAGCAGCGCGTCGACGAGGTGGTGACCGTGAGCGACAACGAGATCGCGCTCGCGCTGACCTACCTGCTCGAACGGTCGAAGACCATGGTCGAGGGGGCTGGCGCGGTCGCGATGGCGGCCGTGCTCTCCGAGGCGTTCGAGTACGCGGACGACGAGGTCATCGTGCCCGCGCTCTGTGGCGGGAACATCGACCTCAACGACCTCACCACGGTGGTGATGCGCGGGCTGGTCCAGATGGGCCGCTACATCAAGATCCGCACCGAACTCAAGGACAACCCCGGCTCCCTCCAGCGGCTCGTCGGGATCGTCGCCGAGCAGAACGCGAACATCTACGGCATCAGCCACGACCGGACCTCCCGGGACATCGCGATGAACGCCGCCGAGGTCGTGATGGACTTAGAGACCCAGGGTCACGACCACGTCGACGAACTCATCGCCGCGCTCGAAGCCCACGGTTACGAAGTCGAGACGCTCGTCTAG
- a CDS encoding Rid family detoxifying hydrolase, with protein MKETIHTDDAPEAVGAYSQATTNGDVLFTAGQIPLTPDGELLDDEDIATQAEQSLSNVQAIVEEAGASMGDVLKTTVFLADIDDFDEMNETYAGFFDDEPPARSAVQAGALPKGVGVEIEAVVSLE; from the coding sequence GTGAAAGAGACCATCCACACCGACGACGCTCCCGAAGCAGTGGGCGCCTACAGCCAGGCGACGACCAACGGCGACGTGCTGTTCACGGCGGGTCAGATCCCGCTAACACCCGACGGCGAACTCCTCGACGACGAGGACATCGCCACGCAGGCCGAACAGTCGCTCTCGAACGTGCAGGCCATCGTCGAGGAGGCCGGCGCGTCGATGGGCGACGTGCTCAAGACGACGGTGTTCCTCGCGGACATCGACGATTTCGACGAGATGAACGAGACGTACGCGGGCTTCTTCGACGACGAGCCGCCGGCCCGGAGCGCCGTGCAGGCCGGCGCGCTCCCGAAGGGCGTCGGCGTCGAGATCGAGGCCGTCGTCAGCCTCGAGTGA